In Euwallacea similis isolate ESF13 chromosome 5, ESF131.1, whole genome shotgun sequence, a single window of DNA contains:
- the Pkcdelta gene encoding putative protein kinase C delta type homolog isoform X3: MMFTGGSVNRQRKSKSGDRRNPHERKRHNGRSPRCPEMAGYTELVSTKVSSNKSRPPRRHNPLMISQSLDGGELPSSRSSSVRPLMSNASMSSEEDEFSQIFGRAINRRRGAVKHQRVHSVKGHKFVAKFFRQPTFCAFCKDFLWGFGKQGYQCQSCQTAVHKKCHDKLLGKCSGSGINSESTIYLRERFKIDVPHRFRVHNYMSPTFCDHCGSLLYGLYRQGLKCEGSVDSRDSPGNTLNPATNPAFALDFNDLPEEVCQSSTYQSFQKSGRITPPATTIPRFRKYCVDDFNFLKVLGKGSFGKVLLAELKGTEYYYAIKCLKKDVVLEDDDVECTLIERKVLALGTKHPYLCHLLCTFQTESHLFFVMEYLNGGDLMFHIQAERRFSEARARFYGAEIVSGLKFLHNKGIVYRDLKLDNILLDFDGHVRIADFGMCKLQIFLDRMADTFCGTPDYMAPEIIKGQHYNQCVDWWSFGVLLYEMLLGQSPFSGGDEDELFWSICNEKPVIPRFLSAEAGSVLLQFLEKDANKRLGNRFSPHGDIQDHPFFKPIDWAALEARQLESPFKPNLQHPLDTQYFDKTFTTEKAKLTPIETGILQSMDQTQFQGFSYTNPNATDK, translated from the exons ATGATGTTCACTGGGGGATCAGTGAACAGGCAGAGGAAGAGCAAAAGTGGGGACAGGAGGAATCCGCATGAGAGGAAGAGGCATAATGGGCGCTCTCCTAGGTGTCCTGAAATGGCTGGATACACTGAATTGGTGTCCACCAAG GTAAGCAGCAATAAATCTCGCCCTCCCCGTCGTCACAATCCCCTGATGATATCCCAAAGCCTGGATGGTGGAGAACTTCCCAGCTCAAGGAGTAGCTCAGTGAGGCCCCTGATGTCCAATGCCTCTATGAGTAGCGAGGAAGACGAGTTTTCGCAGATTTTCGGAAGGGCCATCAATAGGCGGAGAGGAGCTGTTAAACATCAAAG GGTCCATTCGGTTAAAGGCCACAAATTCGTTGCGAAATTCTTTCGGCAGCCCACCTTCTGCGCCTTCTGCAAAGACTTCTTATGGGGTTTCGGCAAGCAGGGATATCAATGTCAAA gCTGCCAGACTGCGGTACACAAAAAGTGTCACGACAAACTTTTGGGCAAATGTTCCGGCTCCGGAATTAACTCAGAAAGCACTAta tACCTTAGAGAACGCTTCAAAATCGATGTTCCCCATCGCTTCCGGGTGCACAATTACATGTCCCCTACATTTTGTGATCATTGCGGCTCCTTGCTTTACGGCCTCTACAGGCAGGGATTGAAATGCGAAG GTTCAGTAGACAGTCGAGATTCTCCTGGAAATACCTTAAATCCGGCTACCAATCCGGCTTTCGCTCTAGACTTCAATGACCTACCTGAAGAGGTGTGCCAGAGCAGTACCTACCAGAGTTTCCAGAAAAGTGGCAGGATCACTCCTCCGGCCACAACCATCCCCCGATTTAGGAAATACTGCGTGGATGACTTTAACTTCTTGAAGGTGTTAGGAAAAGGTAGTTTTGGAAAG GTTTTGCTGGCCGAGCTGAAAGGTACTGAATATTATTACGCCATTAAGTGTTTGAAAAAAGATGTGGTGCTGGAAGACGATGACGTTGAATGCACCCTTATTGAACGAAAAGTGCTGGCTTTGGGGACGAAACATCCCTATTTGTGTCATTTACTCTGCACCTTTCAAACAGAG TCACATCTCTTCTTCGTTATGGAGTATTTAAATGGCGGAGACCTGATGTTCCACATTCAAGCTGAGAGGCGGTTCTCCGAAGCAAGAGCGAGGTTTTATGGGGCGGAAATAGTGTCGGGCCTGAAATTCCTGCACAATAAAGGGATTGTTTATAG AGACCTAAAACTGGATAACATTCTCCTCGATTTTGACGGCCACGTGCGGATAGCTGATTTCGGCATGTGCAAACTGCAGATTTTCCTGGATCGCATGGCTGACACGTTCTGTGGCACCCCCGATTATATGGCCCCCGAA ATAATTAAAGGACAGCATTACAACCAGTGTGTGGACTGGTGGTCATTTGGAGTACTTTTGTACGAAATGCTGTTGGGGCAGTCTCCGTTCAGTGGTGGCGACGAGGATGAACTATTTTGGTCAATTTGCAACGAAAAACCGGTCATTCCTCGGTTCCTGAGTGCGGAGGCCGGTTCTGTTTTATTACAG TTCCTGGAAAAAGACGCAAACAAAAGACTTGGGAATCGATTTTCGCCTCACGGAGACATACAGGATCATCCTTTCTTCAAACCGATAGACTGGGCAGCGTTGGAGGCAAGGCAGCTGGAATCTCCCTTTAAACCCAACCTG
- the Pkcdelta gene encoding putative protein kinase C delta type homolog isoform X2, producing MMFTGGSVNRQRKSKSGDRRNPHERKRHNGRSPRCPEMAGYTELVSTKVSSNKSRPPRRHNPLMISQSLDGGELPSSRSSSVRPLMSNASMSSEEDEFSQIFGRAINRRRGAVKHQRVHSVKGHKFVAKFFRQPTFCAFCKDFLWGFGKQGYQCQSCQTAVHKKCHDKLLGKCSGSGINSESTIYLRERFKIDVPHRFRVHNYMSPTFCDHCGSLLYGLYRQGLKCEECDVNCHKKCQKLMANLCGINQKLVAETIEKVRKGSVDSRDSPGNTLNPATNPAFALDFNDLPEEVCQSSTYQSFQKSGRITPPATTIPRFRKYCVDDFNFLKVLGKGSFGKVLLAELKGTEYYYAIKCLKKDVVLEDDDVECTLIERKVLALGTKHPYLCHLLCTFQTESHLFFVMEYLNGGDLMFHIQAERRFSEARARFYGAEIVSGLKFLHNKGIVYRDLKLDNILLDFDGHVRIADFGMCKLQIFLDRMADTFCGTPDYMAPEIIKGQHYNQCVDWWSFGVLLYEMLLGQSPFSGGDEDELFWSICNEKPVIPRFLSAEAGSVLLQFLEKDANKRLGNRFSPHGDIQDHPFFKPIDWAALEARQLESPFKPNLQHPLDTQYFDKTFTTEKAKLTPIETGILQSMDQTQFQGFSYTNPNATDK from the exons ATGATGTTCACTGGGGGATCAGTGAACAGGCAGAGGAAGAGCAAAAGTGGGGACAGGAGGAATCCGCATGAGAGGAAGAGGCATAATGGGCGCTCTCCTAGGTGTCCTGAAATGGCTGGATACACTGAATTGGTGTCCACCAAG GTAAGCAGCAATAAATCTCGCCCTCCCCGTCGTCACAATCCCCTGATGATATCCCAAAGCCTGGATGGTGGAGAACTTCCCAGCTCAAGGAGTAGCTCAGTGAGGCCCCTGATGTCCAATGCCTCTATGAGTAGCGAGGAAGACGAGTTTTCGCAGATTTTCGGAAGGGCCATCAATAGGCGGAGAGGAGCTGTTAAACATCAAAG GGTCCATTCGGTTAAAGGCCACAAATTCGTTGCGAAATTCTTTCGGCAGCCCACCTTCTGCGCCTTCTGCAAAGACTTCTTATGGGGTTTCGGCAAGCAGGGATATCAATGTCAAA gCTGCCAGACTGCGGTACACAAAAAGTGTCACGACAAACTTTTGGGCAAATGTTCCGGCTCCGGAATTAACTCAGAAAGCACTAta tACCTTAGAGAACGCTTCAAAATCGATGTTCCCCATCGCTTCCGGGTGCACAATTACATGTCCCCTACATTTTGTGATCATTGCGGCTCCTTGCTTTACGGCCTCTACAGGCAGGGATTGAAATGCGAAG AATGCGACGTAAACTGCCACAAAAAATGCCAGAAACTCATGGCGAACCTGTGCGGCATCAATCAGAAACTGGTGGCGGAGACCATAGAAAAAGTAAGAAAAG GTTCAGTAGACAGTCGAGATTCTCCTGGAAATACCTTAAATCCGGCTACCAATCCGGCTTTCGCTCTAGACTTCAATGACCTACCTGAAGAGGTGTGCCAGAGCAGTACCTACCAGAGTTTCCAGAAAAGTGGCAGGATCACTCCTCCGGCCACAACCATCCCCCGATTTAGGAAATACTGCGTGGATGACTTTAACTTCTTGAAGGTGTTAGGAAAAGGTAGTTTTGGAAAG GTTTTGCTGGCCGAGCTGAAAGGTACTGAATATTATTACGCCATTAAGTGTTTGAAAAAAGATGTGGTGCTGGAAGACGATGACGTTGAATGCACCCTTATTGAACGAAAAGTGCTGGCTTTGGGGACGAAACATCCCTATTTGTGTCATTTACTCTGCACCTTTCAAACAGAG TCACATCTCTTCTTCGTTATGGAGTATTTAAATGGCGGAGACCTGATGTTCCACATTCAAGCTGAGAGGCGGTTCTCCGAAGCAAGAGCGAGGTTTTATGGGGCGGAAATAGTGTCGGGCCTGAAATTCCTGCACAATAAAGGGATTGTTTATAG AGACCTAAAACTGGATAACATTCTCCTCGATTTTGACGGCCACGTGCGGATAGCTGATTTCGGCATGTGCAAACTGCAGATTTTCCTGGATCGCATGGCTGACACGTTCTGTGGCACCCCCGATTATATGGCCCCCGAA ATAATTAAAGGACAGCATTACAACCAGTGTGTGGACTGGTGGTCATTTGGAGTACTTTTGTACGAAATGCTGTTGGGGCAGTCTCCGTTCAGTGGTGGCGACGAGGATGAACTATTTTGGTCAATTTGCAACGAAAAACCGGTCATTCCTCGGTTCCTGAGTGCGGAGGCCGGTTCTGTTTTATTACAG TTCCTGGAAAAAGACGCAAACAAAAGACTTGGGAATCGATTTTCGCCTCACGGAGACATACAGGATCATCCTTTCTTCAAACCGATAGACTGGGCAGCGTTGGAGGCAAGGCAGCTGGAATCTCCCTTTAAACCCAACCTG
- the Pkcdelta gene encoding putative protein kinase C delta type homolog isoform X4 — protein sequence MCNNIYTFDKFRKIFPKRVHSVKGHKFVAKFFRQPTFCAFCKDFLWGFGKQGYQCQSCQTAVHKKCHDKLLGKCSGSGINSESTIYLRERFKIDVPHRFRVHNYMSPTFCDHCGSLLYGLYRQGLKCEECDVNCHKKCQKLMANLCGINQKLVAETIEKVRKGSVDSRDSPGNTLNPATNPAFALDFNDLPEEVCQSSTYQSFQKSGRITPPATTIPRFRKYCVDDFNFLKVLGKGSFGKVLLAELKGTEYYYAIKCLKKDVVLEDDDVECTLIERKVLALGTKHPYLCHLLCTFQTESHLFFVMEYLNGGDLMFHIQAERRFSEARARFYGAEIVSGLKFLHNKGIVYRDLKLDNILLDFDGHVRIADFGMCKLQIFLDRMADTFCGTPDYMAPEIIKGQHYNQCVDWWSFGVLLYEMLLGQSPFSGGDEDELFWSICNEKPVIPRFLSAEAGSVLLQFLEKDANKRLGNRFSPHGDIQDHPFFKPIDWAALEARQLESPFKPNLQHPLDTQYFDKTFTTEKAKLTPIETGILQSMDQTQFQGFSYTNPNATDK from the exons ATGTGCAATAATATATATACCTTtgacaaatttagaaaaatatttcccaaaaG GGTCCATTCGGTTAAAGGCCACAAATTCGTTGCGAAATTCTTTCGGCAGCCCACCTTCTGCGCCTTCTGCAAAGACTTCTTATGGGGTTTCGGCAAGCAGGGATATCAATGTCAAA gCTGCCAGACTGCGGTACACAAAAAGTGTCACGACAAACTTTTGGGCAAATGTTCCGGCTCCGGAATTAACTCAGAAAGCACTAta tACCTTAGAGAACGCTTCAAAATCGATGTTCCCCATCGCTTCCGGGTGCACAATTACATGTCCCCTACATTTTGTGATCATTGCGGCTCCTTGCTTTACGGCCTCTACAGGCAGGGATTGAAATGCGAAG AATGCGACGTAAACTGCCACAAAAAATGCCAGAAACTCATGGCGAACCTGTGCGGCATCAATCAGAAACTGGTGGCGGAGACCATAGAAAAAGTAAGAAAAG GTTCAGTAGACAGTCGAGATTCTCCTGGAAATACCTTAAATCCGGCTACCAATCCGGCTTTCGCTCTAGACTTCAATGACCTACCTGAAGAGGTGTGCCAGAGCAGTACCTACCAGAGTTTCCAGAAAAGTGGCAGGATCACTCCTCCGGCCACAACCATCCCCCGATTTAGGAAATACTGCGTGGATGACTTTAACTTCTTGAAGGTGTTAGGAAAAGGTAGTTTTGGAAAG GTTTTGCTGGCCGAGCTGAAAGGTACTGAATATTATTACGCCATTAAGTGTTTGAAAAAAGATGTGGTGCTGGAAGACGATGACGTTGAATGCACCCTTATTGAACGAAAAGTGCTGGCTTTGGGGACGAAACATCCCTATTTGTGTCATTTACTCTGCACCTTTCAAACAGAG TCACATCTCTTCTTCGTTATGGAGTATTTAAATGGCGGAGACCTGATGTTCCACATTCAAGCTGAGAGGCGGTTCTCCGAAGCAAGAGCGAGGTTTTATGGGGCGGAAATAGTGTCGGGCCTGAAATTCCTGCACAATAAAGGGATTGTTTATAG AGACCTAAAACTGGATAACATTCTCCTCGATTTTGACGGCCACGTGCGGATAGCTGATTTCGGCATGTGCAAACTGCAGATTTTCCTGGATCGCATGGCTGACACGTTCTGTGGCACCCCCGATTATATGGCCCCCGAA ATAATTAAAGGACAGCATTACAACCAGTGTGTGGACTGGTGGTCATTTGGAGTACTTTTGTACGAAATGCTGTTGGGGCAGTCTCCGTTCAGTGGTGGCGACGAGGATGAACTATTTTGGTCAATTTGCAACGAAAAACCGGTCATTCCTCGGTTCCTGAGTGCGGAGGCCGGTTCTGTTTTATTACAG TTCCTGGAAAAAGACGCAAACAAAAGACTTGGGAATCGATTTTCGCCTCACGGAGACATACAGGATCATCCTTTCTTCAAACCGATAGACTGGGCAGCGTTGGAGGCAAGGCAGCTGGAATCTCCCTTTAAACCCAACCTG
- the Pkcdelta gene encoding uncharacterized protein Pkcdelta isoform X1, with amino-acid sequence MPYYSELGVYTPSSSYSSSLLKGPYSTHSSILASNFLPPSSKQFGRGNFRGYKPHLTTISESNIAPLRRVNSPKVLYHTSPKVRIPRPVKINTADIDVSSNRFKQDSHSVKSEEKVVEKVVEKEAKPNTEIRRDRATIRLQTIHQDQLEKGIGQIKSWRDNFKPDELVTEAKHRRKSPGEVLKEKFLIRSKSKDNLPSFPAPKVQRKSSVKKSPSFKDICKEITSDEQVEDLNPGQPLEVRRRQSRQISHEDVMKEIKRTSSTLSVEEVQLLDALLQAESEVGLLDVPPVIKEEPKSVRKKKIAKKKPEQDVIKHSTSEKSVLDCPVSFSKLRKESSLKDMIKDISQVEIEMIPTKQKPIITGYVGTIEERVKSNLKAVVEDLEMDESPKAEKKEKKFRFNVTVQEFPVKKIITVPKFKIRESDFGTSQIPLTQKPVITSILKKRQPKCIVELSGDGLVFLPKPEMKNDNNNVDKLESVHSNFRVTVNHSDDDVRYVGSPEGSGKLKIVCIEDSGLKTDNDDIPGVEKETAETEQLLRSTKKSLRAGTFLCKSDLGDFREASPKAEFNKEPAKSELSEELTKDFFNQEEQYEAPQLGTLNLELKDPRTLLLEIQKANSMINHESDEPETPEEYERRIISKRSLIQKANKTDPDLCIFEPPTPPPPEPEKELSLEPSFVPLQSNRLSQWMNPWKKPQQQEDCPVEIYAKPKFIRARHIPRRWRKNVSESEASTTTSESEEDESEDEEESESEEEEEQEVDEQNKAGASMSSDDSGFDSGRAKAKGSVDSRDSPGNTLNPATNPAFALDFNDLPEEVCQSSTYQSFQKSGRITPPATTIPRFRKYCVDDFNFLKVLGKGSFGKVLLAELKGTEYYYAIKCLKKDVVLEDDDVECTLIERKVLALGTKHPYLCHLLCTFQTESHLFFVMEYLNGGDLMFHIQAERRFSEARARFYGAEIVSGLKFLHNKGIVYRDLKLDNILLDFDGHVRIADFGMCKLQIFLDRMADTFCGTPDYMAPEIIKGQHYNQCVDWWSFGVLLYEMLLGQSPFSGGDEDELFWSICNEKPVIPRFLSAEAGSVLLQFLEKDANKRLGNRFSPHGDIQDHPFFKPIDWAALEARQLESPFKPNLQHPLDTQYFDKTFTTEKAKLTPIETGILQSMDQTQFQGFSYTNPNATDK; translated from the exons ATGCCGTACTATTCCGAACTAGGCGTGTACACGCCGAGCAGTAGCTACTCGTCCTCATTACTGAAAGGTCCGTACTCGACCCATTCATCCATTTTGGCCTCGAACTTCCTCCCGCCCTCGTCCAAGCAGTTCGGCCGGGGCAATTTCAGAGGATACAAGCCCCACCTGACCACCATCAGCGAATCGAACATTGCCCCTTTGAGAAGGGTCAATTCCCCTAAGGTGCTCTATCACACGTCCCCTAAGGTGCGCATTCCCAGGCCTGTGAAGATTAACACTGCAGACATTGACGTATCCAGTAATCGTTTTAAGCAGGATTCTCACAGTGTGAAGAGTGAAGAAAAGGTTGTTGAAAAGGTGGTGGAAAAGGAGGCGAAGCCAAATACAGAAATACGAAGGGACAGGGCTACTATAAGGCTTCAGACAATCCATCAGGATCAGCTAGAGAAGGGGATTGGACAGATTAAGAGTTGGAGGGACAACTTTAAGCCGGACGAGCTGGTCACCGAAGCGAAACACAGGAGAAAGTCTCCAGGGGAAGTTCTCAAAGAGAAATTCCTGATTAGGAGTAAAAGCAAAGATAATTTGCCTTCATTTCCGGCTCCTAAGGTTCAAAGGAAATCTTCGGTGAAGAAAAGTCCGAGTTTCAAAGATATCTGCAAAGAAATCACCTCAGATGAGCAGGTTGAAGACCTGAACCCTGGGCAACCTCTGGAGGTGCGTAGGAGGCAGAGCAGACAAATTTCACATGAAGATGTCATGAAGGAGATTAAAAGGACCTCCTCCACTTTGAGTGTGGAGGAAGTGCAGTTGCTCGACGCCCTCCTCCAGGCAGAAAGTGAAGTTGGTTTATTGGACGTTCCTCCAGTTATAAAAGAAGAACCAAAGAGTgttagaaaaaagaaaatcgctAAGAAGAAGCCCGAACAAGATGTTATAAAACATTCGACTAGTGAGAAATCTGTGCTTGATTGTCCAGTAAGCTTCAGTAAACTCAGAAAAGAAAGCTCCCTTAAGGACATGATCAAAGACATTTCTCAGGTAGAAATAGAGATGATCCCCACTAAGCAAAAGCCCATTATCACGGGGTATGTGGGCACGATAGAGGAAAGAGTTAAATCTAACCTAAAAGCTGTAGTCGAAGACCTGGAGATGGACGAAAGCCCCAAAGCTGaaaagaaagagaagaaattcAGATTCAATGTGACAGTCCAGGAATTTCCAGTGAAAAAGATAATCACCGTCCCGAAGTTCAAGATTCGTGAGAGCGATTTTGGAACTTCGCAAATCCCTTTAACTCAAAAACCTGTGATCACcagtattttgaaaaagcGTCAACCTAAGTGTATTGTGGAGCTCTCTGGTGATGGTCTGGTGTTTCTGCCAAAGcctgaaatgaaaaatgataataataacgTTGACAAACTGGAGAGTGTTCATAGCAATTTCAGAGTCACAGTAAATCATTCTGATGACGATGTACGGTATGTTGGCAGCCCTGAGGGCAGCGGCAAGCTGAAGATTGTTTGCATTGAAGACTCAGGTTTGAAGACTGACAATGACGACATTCCTGGAGTTGAGAAGGAGACTGCTGAAACTGAACAGCTGTTGCGCTCCACCAAGAAAAGCTTGAGGGCTGGtacatttttgtgtaaaagTGATTTGGGGGACTTTAGAGAAGCTTCACCAAAGGCTGAATTCAATAAAGAACCTGCTAAGTCGGAATTGAGTGAAGAGTTGACAAAAGACTTCTTTAATCAAGAGGAACAATACGAGGCTCCGCAATTAGGAACTTTAAACTTAGAGTTAAAAGATCCCAGAACTTTGCTCTTGGAGATCCAGAAGGCAAATTCAATGATTAACCATGAATCAGATGAGCCGGAAACTCCTGAAGAGTACGAGAGGAGGATTATCTCAAAGCGGTCCTTGATTCAAAAAGCGAACAAAACCGATCCGGATCTGTGCATATTCGAACCTCCCACCCCTCCGCCTCCTGAGCCGGAGAAAGAGCTCTCCCTTGAACCCTCTTTTGTTCCTTTGCAGTCCAACCGACTCTCCCAGTGGATGAATCCTTGGAAAAAACCTCAGCAACAGGAGGATTGTCCTGTAGAAATATACGCGAAGCCAAAGTTCATTCGGGCTCGTCATATTCCACGGCGGTGGCGTAAGAATGTGAGTGAAAGTGAGGCCAGTACCACTACCAGCGAGAGTGAGGAGGATGAGAGTGAGGACGAGGAGGAGAGTGAAAGTGAGGAAGAGGAAGAGCAGGAAGTGGATGAGCAGAATAAAGCAGGAGCCAGCATGTCCAGCGACGATTCCGGCTTCGATTCTGGAAGGGCCAAAGCGAAAG GTTCAGTAGACAGTCGAGATTCTCCTGGAAATACCTTAAATCCGGCTACCAATCCGGCTTTCGCTCTAGACTTCAATGACCTACCTGAAGAGGTGTGCCAGAGCAGTACCTACCAGAGTTTCCAGAAAAGTGGCAGGATCACTCCTCCGGCCACAACCATCCCCCGATTTAGGAAATACTGCGTGGATGACTTTAACTTCTTGAAGGTGTTAGGAAAAGGTAGTTTTGGAAAG GTTTTGCTGGCCGAGCTGAAAGGTACTGAATATTATTACGCCATTAAGTGTTTGAAAAAAGATGTGGTGCTGGAAGACGATGACGTTGAATGCACCCTTATTGAACGAAAAGTGCTGGCTTTGGGGACGAAACATCCCTATTTGTGTCATTTACTCTGCACCTTTCAAACAGAG TCACATCTCTTCTTCGTTATGGAGTATTTAAATGGCGGAGACCTGATGTTCCACATTCAAGCTGAGAGGCGGTTCTCCGAAGCAAGAGCGAGGTTTTATGGGGCGGAAATAGTGTCGGGCCTGAAATTCCTGCACAATAAAGGGATTGTTTATAG AGACCTAAAACTGGATAACATTCTCCTCGATTTTGACGGCCACGTGCGGATAGCTGATTTCGGCATGTGCAAACTGCAGATTTTCCTGGATCGCATGGCTGACACGTTCTGTGGCACCCCCGATTATATGGCCCCCGAA ATAATTAAAGGACAGCATTACAACCAGTGTGTGGACTGGTGGTCATTTGGAGTACTTTTGTACGAAATGCTGTTGGGGCAGTCTCCGTTCAGTGGTGGCGACGAGGATGAACTATTTTGGTCAATTTGCAACGAAAAACCGGTCATTCCTCGGTTCCTGAGTGCGGAGGCCGGTTCTGTTTTATTACAG TTCCTGGAAAAAGACGCAAACAAAAGACTTGGGAATCGATTTTCGCCTCACGGAGACATACAGGATCATCCTTTCTTCAAACCGATAGACTGGGCAGCGTTGGAGGCAAGGCAGCTGGAATCTCCCTTTAAACCCAACCTG